Proteins from a single region of Colias croceus chromosome Z, ilColCroc2.1:
- the LOC123705061 gene encoding nuclear pore complex protein Nup153 isoform X1 has protein sequence MNSSNREKRPRESCNTPKSFVQNVKSKMSELLPKTITKWFSSPSSSSANGSATLVEVNDSSTEDEGTDCTLNSPPKKRLRRSLSVNDHFMDIQTKCTSTNTDAADIVQSPPIIYSSIKCKYHKGDPKFMSTPLHAKHNESTLKSSEVVKRVSQILKHSLYSSETLMAKAQESLFNSFTNYAHIEGNSHSEQYKDDDSYNKSSLLGSTFYPGQTIYGGTNSPINSKATNDNNGMTELNKNNSSRGRDTGRSTKHLLDLLDSYASPLVEARRISQYVNQDSSFNTSKANTDCKKVISYKTKELAIPSMASVISLKKNTCVLDITSSARQLAASHSSTNVSPYPVKTTSSQWKNPNFVTKIKNTRLKSKAENINNYVSPAPLDLPPAVLQIEGNNLPKFSFDTPTSKKQDTLSASPILHTPVNTEENINMPEDLNLQSPIISFPTKKSKSKRRSCYSFSKPVTVSSESINNKLPKYTFIRPERSVDVTKIDDTKTDSISSIVGTSRKNDLASTNISNWKCNDCWVSNKPDESKCVCCGGKKPVTEETTDKNNCSACLVNKCLESSDLCTACKKNQTNNIIKSDLSKWKCNDCWVSNNSTEDKCVCCGGEKPGTLSSSSEKYRTEPSSMLKVGTSSKWKCEDCWVSNDDHIDKCLCCGATNPAHKTDVIKSSDKGWKCNVCMLENFSKVEKCIACLTSNPDSSSASKIPQNSTKPNFQSSSNDPLKKIIKSQSQKWECQYCLVHNDNDKSRCVCCDSEKPGATKQSGSKFNFGISPNISFKFGIDPKMTEKEKVNEDKSHVKGTNNNEIPKATFTFGILSNQTNNVVNENEQAKIGSPIQAPTLAISTESTMPVKISFAFGIPKDTKSESVNKESIESSVFASKSEKKINENPQEVPNVESANCLQFSSKLFTYPQEPSVQTSQATATSGTLLENSAANISSIPVTISASSSANFFKPASSTVDSTSFIQPADTSVNFITPPLFQKNTIQQSSTSSLFQKTNAQMQAQPTASVSPFSVGSGTIATTVNSTTTQSSCSSAPVFSFKSNNQMLQTEKPKFNYTFGANRETTTNIFTSSIEIRPDNLSSPTTSDPNIASPQGRSAFQTNIFSNIGNHTTSGTVVGDNSENSASTDMLSGYNNMSQTNTRIRSSMSSEFLSSRNSLTTNLPLSSESNRSTTTESSMLSEPLSARNTSPMTLPAQSTELPTQPQGLFGAPSPGPAHEPSNNSTWSSNNIVGTNLFANSKSSNIMQKPVTFSFGNNNMSCNVNMVNNSSPLFGGSRPSANSFMLPNQSTNNSSTPSMFSTPLPNQTPNMFGTGSLQPPNNTPPGQSTSGLFGQQNVNQTFGNSSNPLGSAAFTFGSQPAPGPGIWNPSGSGFGQPPQGQQVQQVPQGQPGPSGQGGQAGGVYSFGSPQVQFSVGSAPSVATRRVRKAVRRTQR, from the exons ATGAATTCTAGTAACAGAGAAAAACGTCCACGAGAATCCTGTAATACACCTAAA TCATTTGTCCAGAATGTAAAATCTAAAATGTCGGAATTGTTACCAAAAACAATAACCAAGTGGTTTAGCAGTCCAAGTTCTTCCAGTGCTAATGGATCAGCAACATTAGTTGAAGTGAATGACTCATCAACAGAAGATGAAGGAACAGACTGTACATTAAACTCACCACCAAAAAAGCGTTTGCGTCGTAGCCTTTCTGTAAACGACCATTTTATGGACATTCAG ACTAAATGTACAAGCACAAATACTGATGCAGCTGACATTGTTCAGAGTCCtcctataatatattcatcaaTCAAGTGTAAGTATCACAAAGGCGATCCAAAATTCATGTCAACCCCTCTCCATGCCAAGCACAATGAATCGACACTTAAAAGCTCTGAAGTGGTAAAGAGAGTATCTCAAATACTTAAACATTCATTGTATTCGAGTGAAACATTAATGGCCAAGGCACAGGAGTCCTTATTTAACTCTTTTACAAATTACGCCCATATTGAAG GTAATTCTCACAGTGAACAATACAAGGATGATGACTCTTATAATAAATCCTCATTACTTGGTTCAACATTCTATCCTGGCCAAACAATATATGGCGGAACAAACAGCCCCATTAATTCTAAAGCCACCAATGATAATAATGGAATGACAGAgctcaataaaaataacagcaGTAGAGGGCGTGACACGGGTAGATCTACTAAACACTTATTGGATTTATTAGATAGCTATGCTTCCCCATTGGTTGAAGCAAGAAGGATATCACAATATGTTAATCAAGATAGCAGTTTCAATACTTCAAAGGCTAATACCGATTGCAAGAAGGTTATTT CATACAAAACAAAGGAGCTCGCAATCCCTAGTATGGCAAGCGTAATaagtttaaagaaaaatacttgTGTCCTGGATATAACAAGTTCAGCGAGACAGCTAGCAGCTTCTCATAGTTCAACAAATGTGTCGCCTTATCCAGTGAAGACAACAAG TTCCCAGTGGAAAAATCCTAATTtcgtaacaaaaataaaaaatacgagaCTTAAGAGTAAAGCAgagaatataaataactatgtATCACCTGCGCCTCTAGATTTGCCGCCAGCTGTGTTACAGATTGAGGGAAATAATTTACCAAAGTTTTCATTTGATACTCCAACTTCGAAGAAACAAGACACTCTTAGTGCTAGTCCAATATTGCACACACCCGTTAACACTGAAGAGAATATTAACATGCCTGAggatttaaatttacaaagtCCAATCATTAGCTTTCCTACTAAGAAAAGTAAGTCTAAAAGACGTAGTTGCTATTCATTTTCAAAACCAGTTACAGTTTCGAGTGAAtctattaacaataaattaccaaaatatacttttataagaCCCGAGAGAAGTGTTGATGTAACAAAAATTGATGATACAAAAACTGACTCTATTTCATCTATTGTAGGTACATCCCGGAAAAATGATTTAGCTAGTACTAATATATCAAACTGGAAATGCAATGATTGTTGGGTATCCAACAAACCTGATGAGAGCAAGTGTGTGTGTTGTGGTGGTAAGAAACCAGTAACAGAAGAAACAACagacaaaaataattgttctgCTTGTCTGGTTAACAAATGCTTAGAGTCATCTGATTTATGTACtgcttgtaaaaaaaatcaaacaaataacataataaaatctgATTTGTCTAAATGGAAATGTAATGACTGCTGGGTAAGCAACAATTCTACTGAAGATAAATGTGTATGTTGTGGAGGAGAGAAACCAGGcacattatcatcatcatcagaaAAATATAGAACTGAACCATCTAGTATGCTAAAGGTTGGAACTTCATCTAAATGGAAATGTGAAGATTGTTGGGTTAGCAATGATGATCATATAGACAAATGCCTCTGCTGTGGGGCGACAAATCCTGCTCATAAAACTGATGTTATAAAGTCTTCTGATAAGGGATGGAAGTGTAATGTTTGCATGCTTGAGAATTTCTCTAAGGTAGAGAAATGCATAGCATGTTTAACATCAAACCCTGATTCAAGCTCTGCCAGTAAAATACcccaaaattctacaaaaccCAATTTCCAAAGTAGTTCTAATGATccacttaaaaaaatcataaaaagtCAATCACAAAAGTGGGAATGTCAATATTGTCTTGtgcataatgataatgataaaAGCCGTTGTGTATGCTGTGATTCTGAGAAACCTGGTGCTACCAAGCAGTCAGGGTCGAAATTTAATTTCGGCATATCCCCAAACATCTCATTTAAATTTGGCATAGATCCAAAGATGACTGAGAAGGAAAAGGTTAACGAAGATAAATCCCATGTTAAGggaacaaataataatgagaTACCTAAAGCTACATTCACTTTTGGCATTCTGTCAAACCaaacaaataatgtagttAATGAGAACGAGCAGGCCAAGATAGGCTCTCCAATACAAGCACCCACTTTAGCAATATCCACAGAGTCCACCATGCCAGTGAAAATATCGTTTGCTTTTGGTATACCCAAGGATACAAAAAGCGAGTCAGTTAATAAGGAGAGCATAGAATCATCAGTATTTGCATCAAAATCAgagaagaaaataaatgaaaatccCCAAGAAGTGCCCAATGTGGAGTCGGCAAATTGTCTGCAATTctcatcaaaattatttacttacccTCAAGAACCATCTGTGCAGACTTCACAAGCAACAGCAACCTCTGGAACATTGTTAGAAAATTCTGCTGCAAATATATCTTCAATACCTGTCACTATTTCTGCGAGTAGTTCAGCTAATTTCTTCAAACCTGCATCATCAACAGTTGACTCTACATCTTTCATCCAACCAGCTGATACttcagttaattttataacaccTCCATTATTTCAAAAGAATACTATTCAACAGTCTTCAACTTCttcattatttcaaaaaacGAATGCACAGATGCAAGCTCAACCTACTGCATCGGTATCGCCCTTCTCAGTAGGTTCTGGGACTATTGCAACAACTGTAAACAGTACTACTACACAGTCTTCTTGTTCCTCTGCACcagtatttagttttaaatcaaataatcaGATGTTGCAAACTGAGAAACCCAAATTCAATTACACATTTGGTGCCAATAGAGAAACTACTACAAACATATTTACTTCTAGTATTGAAATTAGACCAGATAATCTCTCATCACCTACTACAAGCGATCCCAATATCGCTTCGCCACAAGGTAGAAGTGCCTTTCAaaccaatattttttcaaatattggtaaccATACAACTAGTGGAACCGTTGTGGGTGATAACAGTGAAAATTCTGCAAGTACCGATATGTTAAgtggatataataatatgtcacaAACAAATACAAGAATAAGATCTAGTATGTCATCTGAATTTCTGAGTTCGAGAAATAGTTTGACAACAAACTTGCCATTATCATCAGAATCTAATAGAAGCACAACAACTGAATCTAGTATGTTATCTGAACCATTGAGTGCTAGAAATACTTCGCCAATGACTTTACCAGCGCAATCTACAGAATTACCGACACAACCACAAGGATTATTTGGAGCACCTTCACCAGGGCCAGCTCATGAGCCTAGTAATAATAGTACATGGTCATCAAACAATATTGTAGGTACCAATTTATTTGCAAATTCTAAATCAAGCAATATTATGCAAAAACCAGTCACATTTTCATTCGGAAACAATAATATGTCATGCAATGTAAACATGGTTAATAATTCTAGTCCACTTTTTGGGGGAAGCAGGCCATCAGCGAATTCTTTCATGTTGCCTAATCAGAGTACAAATAATTCATCGACTCCATCAATGTTTTCAACTCCTTTGCCAAACCAGACCCCAAATATGTTTGGAACTGGTTCTCTACAACCGCCGAATAATACACCACCTGGCCAGTCTACATCAGGGTTATTTGGGCAACAAAATGTAAATCAAACATTTGGAAACAGTTCAAATCCATTGGGCTCAGCAGCATTCACTTTTGGATCGCAACCTGCCCCTGGACCTGGAATTTGGAATCCATCCGGATCTGGATTTGGTCAG ccACCACAGGGGCAGCAGGTGCAGCAGGTGCCGCAGGGGCAGCCGGGACCGTCGGGGCAGGGCGGGCAGGCGGGCGGGGTGTACAGCTTCGGGTCGCCTCAGGTGCAGTTCTCGGTTGGCAGTGCGCCCAGCGTGGCTACGCGCCGCGTGCGCAAGGCCGTACGCCGCACGCAGCGATGA
- the LOC123705061 gene encoding nuclear pore complex protein Nup153 isoform X2: protein MNSSNREKRPRESCNTPKSFVQNVKSKMSELLPKTITKWFSSPSSSSANGSATLVEVNDSSTEDEGTDCTLNSPPKKRLRRSLSVNDHFMDIQTKCTSTNTDAADIVQSPPIIYSSIKCKYHKGDPKFMSTPLHAKHNESTLKSSEVVKRVSQILKHSLYSSETLMAKAQESLFNSFTNYAHIEGNSHSEQYKDDDSYNKSSLLGSTFYPGQTIYGGTNSPINSKATNDNNGMTELNKNNSSRGRDTGRSTKHLLDLLDSYASPLVEARRISQYVNQDSSFNTSKANTDCKKVISYKTKELAIPSMASVISLKKNTCVLDITSSARQLAASHSSTNVSPYPVKTTSSQWKNPNFVTKIKNTRLKSKAENINNYVSPAPLDLPPAVLQIEGNNLPKFSFDTPTSKKQDTLSASPILHTPVNTEENINMPEDLNLQSPIISFPTKKSTSRKNDLASTNISNWKCNDCWVSNKPDESKCVCCGGKKPVTEETTDKNNCSACLVNKCLESSDLCTACKKNQTNNIIKSDLSKWKCNDCWVSNNSTEDKCVCCGGEKPGTLSSSSEKYRTEPSSMLKVGTSSKWKCEDCWVSNDDHIDKCLCCGATNPAHKTDVIKSSDKGWKCNVCMLENFSKVEKCIACLTSNPDSSSASKIPQNSTKPNFQSSSNDPLKKIIKSQSQKWECQYCLVHNDNDKSRCVCCDSEKPGATKQSGSKFNFGISPNISFKFGIDPKMTEKEKVNEDKSHVKGTNNNEIPKATFTFGILSNQTNNVVNENEQAKIGSPIQAPTLAISTESTMPVKISFAFGIPKDTKSESVNKESIESSVFASKSEKKINENPQEVPNVESANCLQFSSKLFTYPQEPSVQTSQATATSGTLLENSAANISSIPVTISASSSANFFKPASSTVDSTSFIQPADTSVNFITPPLFQKNTIQQSSTSSLFQKTNAQMQAQPTASVSPFSVGSGTIATTVNSTTTQSSCSSAPVFSFKSNNQMLQTEKPKFNYTFGANRETTTNIFTSSIEIRPDNLSSPTTSDPNIASPQGRSAFQTNIFSNIGNHTTSGTVVGDNSENSASTDMLSGYNNMSQTNTRIRSSMSSEFLSSRNSLTTNLPLSSESNRSTTTESSMLSEPLSARNTSPMTLPAQSTELPTQPQGLFGAPSPGPAHEPSNNSTWSSNNIVGTNLFANSKSSNIMQKPVTFSFGNNNMSCNVNMVNNSSPLFGGSRPSANSFMLPNQSTNNSSTPSMFSTPLPNQTPNMFGTGSLQPPNNTPPGQSTSGLFGQQNVNQTFGNSSNPLGSAAFTFGSQPAPGPGIWNPSGSGFGQPPQGQQVQQVPQGQPGPSGQGGQAGGVYSFGSPQVQFSVGSAPSVATRRVRKAVRRTQR from the exons ATGAATTCTAGTAACAGAGAAAAACGTCCACGAGAATCCTGTAATACACCTAAA TCATTTGTCCAGAATGTAAAATCTAAAATGTCGGAATTGTTACCAAAAACAATAACCAAGTGGTTTAGCAGTCCAAGTTCTTCCAGTGCTAATGGATCAGCAACATTAGTTGAAGTGAATGACTCATCAACAGAAGATGAAGGAACAGACTGTACATTAAACTCACCACCAAAAAAGCGTTTGCGTCGTAGCCTTTCTGTAAACGACCATTTTATGGACATTCAG ACTAAATGTACAAGCACAAATACTGATGCAGCTGACATTGTTCAGAGTCCtcctataatatattcatcaaTCAAGTGTAAGTATCACAAAGGCGATCCAAAATTCATGTCAACCCCTCTCCATGCCAAGCACAATGAATCGACACTTAAAAGCTCTGAAGTGGTAAAGAGAGTATCTCAAATACTTAAACATTCATTGTATTCGAGTGAAACATTAATGGCCAAGGCACAGGAGTCCTTATTTAACTCTTTTACAAATTACGCCCATATTGAAG GTAATTCTCACAGTGAACAATACAAGGATGATGACTCTTATAATAAATCCTCATTACTTGGTTCAACATTCTATCCTGGCCAAACAATATATGGCGGAACAAACAGCCCCATTAATTCTAAAGCCACCAATGATAATAATGGAATGACAGAgctcaataaaaataacagcaGTAGAGGGCGTGACACGGGTAGATCTACTAAACACTTATTGGATTTATTAGATAGCTATGCTTCCCCATTGGTTGAAGCAAGAAGGATATCACAATATGTTAATCAAGATAGCAGTTTCAATACTTCAAAGGCTAATACCGATTGCAAGAAGGTTATTT CATACAAAACAAAGGAGCTCGCAATCCCTAGTATGGCAAGCGTAATaagtttaaagaaaaatacttgTGTCCTGGATATAACAAGTTCAGCGAGACAGCTAGCAGCTTCTCATAGTTCAACAAATGTGTCGCCTTATCCAGTGAAGACAACAAG TTCCCAGTGGAAAAATCCTAATTtcgtaacaaaaataaaaaatacgagaCTTAAGAGTAAAGCAgagaatataaataactatgtATCACCTGCGCCTCTAGATTTGCCGCCAGCTGTGTTACAGATTGAGGGAAATAATTTACCAAAGTTTTCATTTGATACTCCAACTTCGAAGAAACAAGACACTCTTAGTGCTAGTCCAATATTGCACACACCCGTTAACACTGAAGAGAATATTAACATGCCTGAggatttaaatttacaaagtCCAATCATTAGCTTTCCTACTAAGAAAA GTACATCCCGGAAAAATGATTTAGCTAGTACTAATATATCAAACTGGAAATGCAATGATTGTTGGGTATCCAACAAACCTGATGAGAGCAAGTGTGTGTGTTGTGGTGGTAAGAAACCAGTAACAGAAGAAACAACagacaaaaataattgttctgCTTGTCTGGTTAACAAATGCTTAGAGTCATCTGATTTATGTACtgcttgtaaaaaaaatcaaacaaataacataataaaatctgATTTGTCTAAATGGAAATGTAATGACTGCTGGGTAAGCAACAATTCTACTGAAGATAAATGTGTATGTTGTGGAGGAGAGAAACCAGGcacattatcatcatcatcagaaAAATATAGAACTGAACCATCTAGTATGCTAAAGGTTGGAACTTCATCTAAATGGAAATGTGAAGATTGTTGGGTTAGCAATGATGATCATATAGACAAATGCCTCTGCTGTGGGGCGACAAATCCTGCTCATAAAACTGATGTTATAAAGTCTTCTGATAAGGGATGGAAGTGTAATGTTTGCATGCTTGAGAATTTCTCTAAGGTAGAGAAATGCATAGCATGTTTAACATCAAACCCTGATTCAAGCTCTGCCAGTAAAATACcccaaaattctacaaaaccCAATTTCCAAAGTAGTTCTAATGATccacttaaaaaaatcataaaaagtCAATCACAAAAGTGGGAATGTCAATATTGTCTTGtgcataatgataatgataaaAGCCGTTGTGTATGCTGTGATTCTGAGAAACCTGGTGCTACCAAGCAGTCAGGGTCGAAATTTAATTTCGGCATATCCCCAAACATCTCATTTAAATTTGGCATAGATCCAAAGATGACTGAGAAGGAAAAGGTTAACGAAGATAAATCCCATGTTAAGggaacaaataataatgagaTACCTAAAGCTACATTCACTTTTGGCATTCTGTCAAACCaaacaaataatgtagttAATGAGAACGAGCAGGCCAAGATAGGCTCTCCAATACAAGCACCCACTTTAGCAATATCCACAGAGTCCACCATGCCAGTGAAAATATCGTTTGCTTTTGGTATACCCAAGGATACAAAAAGCGAGTCAGTTAATAAGGAGAGCATAGAATCATCAGTATTTGCATCAAAATCAgagaagaaaataaatgaaaatccCCAAGAAGTGCCCAATGTGGAGTCGGCAAATTGTCTGCAATTctcatcaaaattatttacttacccTCAAGAACCATCTGTGCAGACTTCACAAGCAACAGCAACCTCTGGAACATTGTTAGAAAATTCTGCTGCAAATATATCTTCAATACCTGTCACTATTTCTGCGAGTAGTTCAGCTAATTTCTTCAAACCTGCATCATCAACAGTTGACTCTACATCTTTCATCCAACCAGCTGATACttcagttaattttataacaccTCCATTATTTCAAAAGAATACTATTCAACAGTCTTCAACTTCttcattatttcaaaaaacGAATGCACAGATGCAAGCTCAACCTACTGCATCGGTATCGCCCTTCTCAGTAGGTTCTGGGACTATTGCAACAACTGTAAACAGTACTACTACACAGTCTTCTTGTTCCTCTGCACcagtatttagttttaaatcaaataatcaGATGTTGCAAACTGAGAAACCCAAATTCAATTACACATTTGGTGCCAATAGAGAAACTACTACAAACATATTTACTTCTAGTATTGAAATTAGACCAGATAATCTCTCATCACCTACTACAAGCGATCCCAATATCGCTTCGCCACAAGGTAGAAGTGCCTTTCAaaccaatattttttcaaatattggtaaccATACAACTAGTGGAACCGTTGTGGGTGATAACAGTGAAAATTCTGCAAGTACCGATATGTTAAgtggatataataatatgtcacaAACAAATACAAGAATAAGATCTAGTATGTCATCTGAATTTCTGAGTTCGAGAAATAGTTTGACAACAAACTTGCCATTATCATCAGAATCTAATAGAAGCACAACAACTGAATCTAGTATGTTATCTGAACCATTGAGTGCTAGAAATACTTCGCCAATGACTTTACCAGCGCAATCTACAGAATTACCGACACAACCACAAGGATTATTTGGAGCACCTTCACCAGGGCCAGCTCATGAGCCTAGTAATAATAGTACATGGTCATCAAACAATATTGTAGGTACCAATTTATTTGCAAATTCTAAATCAAGCAATATTATGCAAAAACCAGTCACATTTTCATTCGGAAACAATAATATGTCATGCAATGTAAACATGGTTAATAATTCTAGTCCACTTTTTGGGGGAAGCAGGCCATCAGCGAATTCTTTCATGTTGCCTAATCAGAGTACAAATAATTCATCGACTCCATCAATGTTTTCAACTCCTTTGCCAAACCAGACCCCAAATATGTTTGGAACTGGTTCTCTACAACCGCCGAATAATACACCACCTGGCCAGTCTACATCAGGGTTATTTGGGCAACAAAATGTAAATCAAACATTTGGAAACAGTTCAAATCCATTGGGCTCAGCAGCATTCACTTTTGGATCGCAACCTGCCCCTGGACCTGGAATTTGGAATCCATCCGGATCTGGATTTGGTCAG ccACCACAGGGGCAGCAGGTGCAGCAGGTGCCGCAGGGGCAGCCGGGACCGTCGGGGCAGGGCGGGCAGGCGGGCGGGGTGTACAGCTTCGGGTCGCCTCAGGTGCAGTTCTCGGTTGGCAGTGCGCCCAGCGTGGCTACGCGCCGCGTGCGCAAGGCCGTACGCCGCACGCAGCGATGA